Proteins encoded by one window of Streptacidiphilus sp. PB12-B1b:
- a CDS encoding LysR family transcriptional regulator: MELRHLEHFLAVAETGSFTRAAERVHVVQSALSVSVRALEADLGAQLFHRSTRRVELTEAGTVLLGEARRTLEAARAAREAVAAVNDGMRGTIRVGIMHALPGIDLAAPLAQFLAERPLVQIKPTTNSAGSRDLVQAVADNRLDLALAAMPGAHPAEVEAIALYHEPIMLACPPNHPLAGRRQVRLADLVGRPFLDVPEGWGSRMSVDCLFTAHGLTRTIIVEVADVATVCELVRAGLGLALLAPSSAPADQRQLLVPVRPHATFTVSLVLPRHRTLSAAATAFADRIRATYGPAPRPADATG; encoded by the coding sequence ATGGAGCTGCGGCATCTGGAGCACTTTCTGGCCGTAGCCGAGACCGGGAGCTTCACCCGGGCCGCGGAGCGCGTCCACGTGGTGCAGTCGGCGCTGTCGGTCTCGGTGCGCGCGCTGGAGGCGGACCTGGGCGCGCAACTGTTCCACCGGTCCACCCGCAGGGTGGAGTTGACCGAGGCGGGAACGGTACTGCTGGGCGAGGCACGGCGGACGCTGGAGGCGGCCCGCGCGGCGCGCGAGGCCGTCGCCGCCGTCAACGACGGCATGCGCGGCACGATCCGGGTCGGCATCATGCATGCCCTTCCCGGGATCGACCTGGCGGCACCGCTCGCCCAGTTCCTGGCGGAGCGGCCGCTGGTGCAGATCAAGCCCACGACCAATTCGGCGGGGTCGCGGGATCTGGTCCAGGCGGTCGCCGACAACCGGCTGGATCTGGCCCTGGCGGCGATGCCCGGCGCGCACCCGGCCGAGGTGGAGGCCATCGCGCTGTACCACGAGCCGATCATGCTCGCCTGCCCGCCGAACCATCCGCTCGCCGGACGGCGGCAGGTGCGGCTGGCCGATCTGGTGGGCCGGCCCTTCCTGGACGTGCCGGAGGGGTGGGGCAGCCGCATGAGCGTCGACTGCCTGTTCACGGCGCACGGCCTGACCCGCACCATCATCGTGGAGGTGGCCGACGTGGCGACCGTGTGCGAACTCGTCCGGGCCGGCCTGGGCCTGGCCCTGCTGGCCCCCTCGTCCGCCCCGGCCGACCAGCGGCAGCTGCTGGTGCCGGTACGGCCGCACGCCACCTTCACCGTCTCGCTGGTCCTGCCGCGCCACCGCACGCTCTCCGCCGCGGCCACCGCCTTCGCCGACCGGATCCGCGCCACCTACGGCCCCGCCCCGAGGCCGGCGGACGCCACGGGGTGA
- the dhaL gene encoding dihydroxyacetone kinase subunit DhaL, with translation MTSFDGTFTRAWLRRFAASVTATEPELTELDQRAGDGDFGINLRTGVCCATKALDRLPEAGLSAAQPLRAAADAFLDEVGGTSGPLFGLVLHHLAEAAVHHDLTTPDLARGAAAGLAAVQRVGEAVPGDKTLVDALAPAVLALQLCTVDTPVDRALPAAADAAFQGVRSTRELCARRGRASYLGERASGIPDPGAVGVALLFSSAGKQVTTLVPLLAEPGQHVPTG, from the coding sequence ATGACGAGCTTCGACGGCACCTTCACCCGCGCCTGGCTCCGGCGCTTCGCCGCCTCGGTGACCGCCACCGAGCCGGAGCTGACCGAGCTGGACCAGCGGGCCGGGGACGGCGACTTCGGCATCAACCTGCGCACCGGGGTGTGCTGCGCCACCAAGGCGCTGGACCGGCTGCCGGAGGCGGGCCTCTCCGCCGCCCAGCCGCTCCGGGCGGCGGCCGACGCCTTCCTGGACGAGGTGGGCGGCACCAGCGGCCCGCTGTTCGGGCTGGTGCTGCACCATCTGGCCGAGGCCGCCGTGCACCACGACCTCACCACGCCGGACCTGGCGCGCGGCGCCGCGGCGGGTCTGGCGGCCGTGCAGCGGGTCGGCGAGGCCGTCCCCGGCGACAAGACCCTGGTCGACGCGCTGGCACCGGCCGTCCTGGCGCTCCAGCTGTGCACGGTGGACACGCCCGTGGACCGCGCCCTCCCGGCGGCGGCGGACGCCGCCTTCCAGGGGGTGCGGTCCACCAGGGAGCTGTGCGCGCGCCGGGGCCGGGCCAGCTACCTGGGCGAACGGGCGTCGGGCATCCCCGACCCGGGCGCGGTCGGCGTCGCCCTGCTGTTCTCCTCGGCGGGAAAGCAGGTCACCACGCTCGTACCGCTGCTGGCGGAGCCCGGTCAGCACGTTCCGACGGGCTGA
- a CDS encoding DUF6343 family protein produces the protein MSYQHSEGHHVRQWWQTHAADRRARAAARRWRHDGSEPQWARSDLRARRLLAGVFAPLMVLGAVAFALLAAKGPHLDRSVNLGVAVVCAVCAVVAVADLLVIRRRMAEQRRWGRRDR, from the coding sequence ATGTCGTACCAGCACAGCGAAGGGCACCACGTCCGCCAGTGGTGGCAGACGCATGCGGCGGACCGGCGGGCCCGGGCGGCGGCCCGGCGCTGGCGTCACGACGGCTCCGAGCCGCAGTGGGCCCGCAGCGACCTGCGGGCGCGGCGGCTGCTGGCGGGCGTCTTCGCGCCGCTGATGGTGCTGGGGGCCGTGGCCTTCGCGCTGCTGGCGGCGAAGGGGCCGCACCTGGACCGCTCGGTCAACCTGGGCGTGGCCGTCGTCTGCGCGGTGTGCGCGGTGGTCGCCGTGGCGGACCTGCTGGTGATCCGGCGCCGGATGGCGGAACAGCGCCGCTGGGGCCGCCGAGACCGCTGA
- a CDS encoding dihydroxyacetone kinase subunit DhaK: MAKYFASSQESLVADAIAGFSTVHSGLVAHHAQDGYVRARHTAPARRVGLLSGGGSGHEPMHVGFVGAGMLDAACPGQVFASPHNRQIFKASCAVAGPEGVLHIVKNYTGDRINFGIAAERLAHQGIPCARVLVDDDLASDSDGVAVGRRGTAATVLVEKILGAAADRGDGLTQLAELGARLVRQCRSMAVAAAAHTAPGTGRAAYALPTGMIEFGVGIHGERAARSLPQGSLAGLVGRMAEALTAALRPPPGAPVIVLVNGLGAVTSLELYAVAHETVRALEGRGVLVARSLVGDFSTALDTRGFSLTLLVADEEVLGLYDAPVRTPALEWSRPMVRESVA; this comes from the coding sequence GTGGCCAAATACTTCGCGTCCTCCCAGGAATCGCTGGTGGCCGATGCCATAGCCGGCTTCTCCACCGTGCACAGCGGGCTGGTCGCCCACCATGCGCAGGACGGCTACGTACGCGCCCGGCACACCGCGCCCGCCCGCCGGGTCGGCCTGCTGTCCGGGGGCGGCTCCGGGCACGAGCCGATGCACGTCGGTTTCGTCGGCGCGGGCATGCTGGACGCTGCCTGCCCCGGGCAGGTCTTCGCCTCGCCGCACAACCGGCAGATCTTCAAGGCGTCCTGCGCCGTGGCCGGGCCGGAGGGCGTCCTGCACATCGTCAAGAACTACACCGGGGACCGGATCAACTTCGGGATCGCCGCCGAGCGGCTGGCGCACCAGGGCATCCCCTGCGCCCGGGTGCTGGTGGACGACGACCTCGCCTCCGACTCCGACGGAGTCGCCGTGGGGCGGCGCGGCACCGCGGCAACGGTGCTGGTGGAGAAGATCCTGGGCGCGGCGGCGGACCGGGGCGACGGACTGACCCAGTTGGCCGAGCTGGGCGCCCGGCTGGTCCGGCAGTGCCGGAGCATGGCCGTCGCAGCCGCCGCCCACACCGCCCCCGGCACCGGCAGGGCCGCCTACGCCCTGCCGACCGGGATGATCGAATTCGGCGTGGGCATCCACGGCGAACGCGCCGCCCGCTCCCTGCCGCAGGGCTCCCTGGCCGGACTGGTGGGGCGGATGGCCGAGGCGCTGACCGCCGCGCTGCGGCCGCCCCCGGGCGCGCCGGTGATCGTCCTGGTGAACGGGCTGGGCGCGGTCACCAGCCTGGAGCTGTACGCCGTGGCGCACGAGACCGTGCGGGCGCTGGAGGGGCGCGGGGTGCTCGTGGCCCGCTCCCTGGTCGGCGACTTCTCCACGGCGCTGGACACGCGGGGCTTCTCGCTCACGCTGCTGGTCGCCGACGAGGAGGTCCTCGGCCTGTACGACGCGCCGGTGCGCACACCGGCACTCGAGTGGTCCCGTCCGATGGTGAGGGAGTCGGTGGCATGA
- a CDS encoding nuclear transport factor 2 family protein encodes MNAQQLFDAWVQAVLVKDTDAMADLYCEDGEHHFSFRDGAPFIKGREAIRAHLAATFGASPFTFQRLSACTVHRTTDPDTIIVECTFEGAAPGGAPFNPSYVEVLTARDGRIARVRDYENLAYRAGRQTPAADAAPAAPSA; translated from the coding sequence ATGAATGCACAGCAACTGTTCGACGCGTGGGTGCAGGCCGTCCTGGTCAAGGACACCGACGCCATGGCCGACCTCTACTGCGAGGACGGCGAGCACCACTTCTCCTTCCGCGACGGCGCCCCCTTCATCAAGGGCCGCGAAGCCATCCGCGCCCACCTGGCCGCCACCTTCGGCGCGTCCCCCTTCACCTTCCAGCGACTCTCCGCCTGCACGGTGCACCGGACCACCGACCCGGACACGATCATCGTCGAGTGCACCTTCGAAGGCGCCGCCCCCGGCGGCGCCCCCTTCAACCCCTCGTACGTGGAGGTGCTGACCGCCCGCGACGGCCGCATCGCCCGGGTCCGCGACTACGAGAACCTCGCCTACCGCGCCGGTCGGCAGACCCCCGCCGCAGACGCGGCGCCCGCCGCGCCCTCCGCCTGA
- a CDS encoding ScbA/BarX family gamma-butyrolactone biosynthesis protein, with translation MHSWDAVPRTGGGRSAADGPRPLTWSRTVPRESVHRLSVAEVLLTDVLPAGPGRFAAAAQWPLSHPTFPRGGEGLHNPLMIVETLRQLGIYLPLRYCGVPPRSHFLITDVSYELDPAAEPRVRYGATEVTCLVEMGDVRRRAASGALSGMRLRARFLAGGRTFAQAEGGARILDAEGYTALRGPGPGADGRPGAPDGHPRAPAGLRPAPEGLGVASPQDVMLALAPDGVRVDPADPRHPYFFDHDSDHVPGMTLLEAARQAVAVQSEGRLQRPVGCGLRLLRFTEFSPAATVECTVHGTTCVFRIRQDAGPTAVGVLRYSGKPAAEHARELFDSEP, from the coding sequence ATGCATAGTTGGGACGCCGTGCCGCGCACGGGTGGCGGGCGCTCGGCCGCGGACGGGCCGCGCCCGCTCACCTGGTCGCGGACGGTGCCCCGGGAGTCGGTGCACCGGCTCTCGGTGGCCGAGGTGCTGCTCACCGATGTGCTGCCGGCCGGGCCCGGGCGCTTCGCGGCCGCCGCCCAGTGGCCGCTCTCCCACCCCACCTTCCCGCGCGGCGGGGAGGGCCTGCACAACCCGCTGATGATCGTGGAGACCCTCCGGCAGCTGGGCATCTACCTGCCGCTGCGGTACTGCGGCGTCCCGCCCCGCTCGCACTTCCTGATCACGGACGTCTCCTACGAGCTGGATCCGGCCGCCGAGCCCCGGGTCCGGTACGGCGCCACCGAGGTGACCTGCCTGGTGGAGATGGGCGACGTGCGCCGCCGGGCGGCCTCGGGCGCGCTGTCGGGGATGCGGCTGCGGGCCCGCTTCCTCGCCGGAGGGCGGACGTTCGCGCAGGCCGAGGGCGGGGCGCGGATCCTGGACGCCGAGGGCTACACGGCGCTGCGCGGGCCCGGACCGGGCGCGGACGGCCGCCCGGGCGCCCCCGACGGACACCCGCGCGCCCCCGCCGGGCTGCGTCCGGCGCCGGAGGGCCTGGGTGTGGCCTCGCCGCAGGACGTGATGCTGGCGCTCGCGCCGGACGGCGTCCGGGTGGATCCGGCCGATCCCCGGCATCCGTACTTCTTCGACCACGACAGCGACCACGTGCCCGGCATGACCCTGCTGGAGGCGGCGCGCCAGGCGGTGGCGGTCCAGAGCGAGGGGCGGTTGCAGCGCCCGGTCGGCTGCGGCCTGCGCCTGCTGCGTTTCACCGAGTTCAGCCCGGCCGCGACCGTCGAGTGCACGGTGCACGGCACCACCTGCGTGTTCCGGATCCGGCAGGACGCCGGACCGACCGCCGTCGGCGTGCTCCGGTATTCCGGAAAACCGGCGGCTGAACACGCCCGCGAGTTGTTTGACTCCGAACCGTAG
- a CDS encoding TetR/AcrR family transcriptional regulator has protein sequence MEQPTTTRAARRAATAQRILQAAREEFGAKGFKGATVRSIAARAGVDSSLVHQHYGSKDALFSAATGLAAGEPGDAAAHLGDVMALKLGELPPETAALLRSMLTSPDASRQVSDFLDQRVAELAASMGGGPDAQARALLAVSSTLGLTIVRHFLDLAAMGGVDPAELVQIARPWFASLAEGQAPA, from the coding sequence ATGGAGCAGCCGACGACCACCCGCGCCGCCCGACGGGCGGCGACCGCGCAGCGGATCCTGCAGGCCGCGCGCGAGGAGTTCGGCGCCAAGGGGTTCAAGGGCGCGACGGTCCGCAGCATCGCCGCCCGGGCGGGCGTGGACTCCTCGCTGGTGCACCAGCACTACGGCTCCAAGGACGCCCTGTTCTCCGCCGCCACCGGACTGGCCGCCGGCGAGCCCGGTGACGCCGCCGCCCACCTGGGCGACGTGATGGCGCTCAAGCTCGGCGAGCTGCCGCCGGAGACCGCGGCCCTGCTCCGGTCGATGCTGACCTCCCCGGACGCGTCCCGCCAGGTCAGCGACTTCCTCGACCAGCGGGTCGCCGAACTCGCCGCGTCCATGGGCGGCGGCCCGGACGCGCAGGCCCGCGCGCTGCTGGCGGTCAGCAGCACGCTGGGGCTGACCATCGTCCGGCACTTCCTGGACCTGGCGGCGATGGGCGGCGTCGACCCGGCGGAGCTGGTGCAGATCGCCCGGCCCTGGTTCGCCTCCCTGGCCGAGGGCCAGGCACCGGCCTGA
- a CDS encoding Ig-like domain-containing protein, which produces MGRIKRSVGVAVLAGAVLAGGGLFAGSATAAVTTGASAQAAVKPMLLNSISPATGSTVGVAMPISVVFTDPVAPSARAAIERHLKVTTSVPVTGAWHWFSDTRVDWRPKGYWPAGTKVTLDASLTGVADGHGRRGVHAYRHTFTIGADFETTVSASGHTMKVTHNGRVVRTMPIDAGSRTFPSWDGTMAVIDKQRWVHMTSCSVGITCNPSNPNYYDLTLPWDVQLTYSGTYVHYSTGDPYPGHSQGSHGCIHLSYANAEWYYNNIKQGDPVTITGSPRGKAAGDNGYADYDLSWSQWLAGSATGAQTA; this is translated from the coding sequence ATGGGTCGAATAAAGCGCAGCGTCGGCGTGGCGGTGCTGGCGGGTGCGGTGCTGGCCGGGGGCGGGTTGTTTGCCGGTAGCGCGACGGCGGCGGTGACCACGGGTGCGAGCGCGCAGGCGGCCGTCAAGCCGATGCTGCTGAACTCGATCAGCCCGGCCACCGGATCGACCGTCGGTGTGGCCATGCCGATCTCGGTGGTCTTCACCGACCCGGTGGCGCCCTCGGCCCGGGCCGCGATCGAGCGGCACCTGAAGGTCACCACGTCGGTGCCGGTCACCGGCGCCTGGCACTGGTTCAGCGACACCCGCGTCGACTGGCGGCCCAAGGGCTACTGGCCGGCCGGGACGAAGGTCACGCTGGACGCCTCGCTGACCGGTGTCGCGGACGGCCACGGCCGCCGCGGCGTCCACGCGTACCGGCACACCTTCACCATCGGCGCCGACTTCGAGACCACGGTCTCCGCCTCGGGGCACACCATGAAGGTGACCCACAACGGCCGGGTGGTGCGCACCATGCCGATCGACGCGGGCAGCCGGACCTTCCCGAGCTGGGACGGCACCATGGCCGTGATCGACAAGCAGCGCTGGGTGCACATGACGTCGTGCAGCGTGGGCATCACCTGCAACCCGAGCAACCCCAACTACTACGACCTGACGCTCCCGTGGGACGTCCAGCTCACGTACTCGGGGACGTACGTGCACTACTCCACCGGCGACCCGTACCCGGGCCACAGCCAGGGCTCGCACGGCTGCATCCACCTCTCGTACGCGAACGCCGAGTGGTACTACAACAACATCAAGCAGGGTGACCCGGTGACCATCACCGGCTCGCCGCGCGGCAAGGCCGCCGGTGACAACGGCTACGCGGACTACGACCTGTCGTGGTCGCAGTGGCTGGCGGGCAGCGCGACCGGCGCCCAGACCGCCTGA
- a CDS encoding alpha/beta fold hydrolase → MGTARTSSAAGALHHLRTGPRGGVPVVLLHPAGLDLGYWDRHIAALRPAYDVVALDLPGHGGSPGGPRDWPLERVTATVAAFLRGLGIPAAHVVGISVGGMIAQSLALAEPELVRSLVLIGTAASFSEEGRAAIRDRARQARTEGMEAMLPATFARWFTSQALTDRPELIDRATTTLLADDPQVHAAVWDMVAELDLAPRLGRIACPTLVLVGESDPSTPLAAARELTDGITGARLHTLPDASHLAPLERPELTIAHLLPFLAGQG, encoded by the coding sequence ATGGGCACCGCCCGCACCAGCTCCGCCGCCGGAGCCCTGCACCACCTCCGCACCGGACCGCGCGGGGGAGTGCCCGTCGTCCTGCTGCATCCGGCCGGTCTGGACCTCGGCTACTGGGACCGGCACATCGCGGCCCTGCGCCCGGCCTACGACGTGGTCGCGCTGGACCTGCCCGGCCACGGCGGCTCCCCGGGCGGCCCGCGGGACTGGCCGCTGGAACGGGTCACCGCGACCGTCGCCGCCTTCCTGCGCGGCCTCGGCATCCCCGCCGCCCATGTGGTCGGGATCTCGGTGGGAGGCATGATCGCGCAGTCCCTCGCGCTCGCCGAGCCCGAGCTGGTCCGCTCGCTCGTACTCATCGGCACCGCCGCGTCCTTCTCCGAGGAGGGGCGCGCCGCCATCCGGGACCGCGCCCGGCAGGCCCGGACCGAGGGCATGGAGGCCATGCTCCCGGCCACCTTCGCCCGCTGGTTCACCTCGCAGGCCCTGACGGACCGGCCCGAGCTGATCGACCGCGCCACCACCACCCTGCTGGCCGACGACCCGCAGGTGCACGCCGCCGTCTGGGACATGGTCGCCGAGCTGGACCTCGCCCCCCGGCTCGGCCGGATCGCCTGCCCCACCCTGGTCCTGGTGGGGGAGTCCGATCCGAGCACCCCGCTCGCCGCCGCCCGGGAGCTGACCGACGGCATCACCGGCGCCCGGCTGCACACCCTCCCGGACGCCTCCCATCTCGCCCCGCTGGAGCGCCCGGAACTGACCATCGCCCACCTGCTGCCGTTCCTCGCCGGCCAGGGCTGA
- a CDS encoding ScbR family autoregulator-binding transcription factor, with product MQERAATTRRAVLEAAAHLFDEKGYAGTSIGDISALSGRTSGAIYFHYTSKENLARAVIEKHFSTWPQLIDGVAGGGPPMERLVLLSFVVARAFRDDVVVRAGARLWSERKAIDAVLPTPFVGWIDTVAELLRQTRAEGGLAPGVEPRQAAHTLVCAFFGLHTVSDALDGRRRIEAHLTGLWLLLLPALQARPEPVALLTRVRDRLPQARATADDQVELVR from the coding sequence GTGCAAGAACGGGCGGCGACGACGCGCAGAGCAGTCCTGGAGGCGGCAGCGCACCTCTTCGACGAAAAGGGCTACGCAGGGACAAGCATCGGCGACATCAGCGCGCTGTCCGGCCGTACCAGCGGGGCGATCTACTTCCATTACACGAGCAAGGAGAACCTGGCCCGGGCCGTCATCGAAAAGCACTTCTCCACCTGGCCGCAGCTCATCGACGGCGTGGCCGGGGGCGGCCCGCCCATGGAGCGGCTGGTCCTGCTGAGCTTCGTCGTGGCCCGGGCGTTCCGGGACGACGTCGTCGTCCGCGCAGGCGCCCGGCTGTGGTCCGAGCGGAAGGCCATCGACGCGGTCCTGCCGACGCCCTTCGTCGGCTGGATCGACACCGTGGCGGAGCTGCTCCGGCAGACCCGGGCCGAGGGCGGCCTGGCCCCCGGCGTCGAGCCCCGGCAGGCGGCGCACACCCTGGTCTGCGCCTTCTTCGGGCTGCACACCGTCTCCGACGCCCTGGACGGCCGACGCCGGATCGAGGCCCACCTGACCGGCCTGTGGCTGCTGCTGCTCCCCGCGCTGCAGGCGCGGCCGGAGCCGGTCGCGCTGCTCACCCGCGTCCGCGACCGGCTGCCACAGGCCCGGGCCACGGCCGATGACCAGGTCGAACTCGTCCGCTGA
- a CDS encoding HAD family phosphatase — protein MAKKSILTWTPAAVVFDCDGTLMDSEQHWQEARELVLRGHGIAPDDLFAARAKGLHYTQCGRLMAETAGFPGLAEAMTRQLLDVFRKLVAENPVTCPGARELVLAAAEFAPLAVASNCPLDVVESSLDQAGLLSCFAHIVVPQDGLLPKPEPDVYLAAVERCGAVPDESLAVEDSACGIRSAVSAGLRVLGVGPHPGEEETAMADLWVTTLADPALRAWAAGRQARCAAV, from the coding sequence ATGGCGAAAAAATCGATCCTCACCTGGACTCCCGCCGCTGTGGTCTTCGACTGCGACGGCACCCTCATGGACAGCGAGCAGCACTGGCAGGAGGCCCGGGAGCTGGTGCTCCGCGGCCACGGAATCGCGCCCGACGACCTGTTCGCGGCGCGGGCGAAGGGGCTGCACTACACCCAGTGCGGCCGGCTGATGGCCGAGACGGCCGGATTCCCCGGGCTGGCCGAGGCCATGACCCGTCAACTCCTGGACGTGTTCCGCAAACTCGTCGCCGAGAACCCGGTCACCTGCCCGGGCGCAAGAGAACTCGTCCTCGCCGCAGCCGAGTTCGCTCCGCTGGCGGTGGCCAGCAACTGCCCGCTGGACGTCGTCGAGTCGAGCCTGGACCAGGCCGGTCTGCTGTCCTGCTTCGCGCACATCGTGGTGCCGCAGGACGGCCTGCTGCCCAAGCCGGAGCCGGACGTCTACCTGGCCGCCGTCGAGCGGTGCGGCGCGGTCCCCGACGAGTCGCTGGCCGTCGAGGACTCCGCCTGCGGCATCCGTTCCGCCGTCAGCGCCGGTCTGCGGGTGCTCGGCGTCGGGCCGCACCCGGGCGAGGAGGAGACCGCCATGGCCGACCTCTGGGTCACCACCCTGGCCGATCCCGCCCTCCGCGCCTGGGCCGCCGGACGGCAGGCCCGCTGCGCCGCGGTCTGA